In Candidatus Cohnella colombiensis, one DNA window encodes the following:
- a CDS encoding Xaa-Pro peptidase family protein: protein MASLSADEWLIRLAKLQQQLVEASMDGCLITQNVGLFYYTGSMQAGYLFVPQQGEPTYYVRRSLARALAESHVHTVALHTFRSFGLQLVEDFPSLFTDEAGEKEVRVGADLDTMPAQLFLRLVEVLPQVKLIDGSSILRKVRSVKTAYEIERISRAANVVALALEEGLASLHEGMTELELLSRMETVMRLQGHMGLMRMRGYNQEIVTGIVAAAEAAAEPTYFDGPAGGRGLSAAFPKGASQRSISRNEAILIDIGCCIDGYVIDQSRIAVIGQLRPELQAAYDIAVAIIRRSESQLRPGKLPEELYLEALAMAEEAGLSAHFMGFGRDQVKFLGHGIGLEIDEWPVLAKGFQEPLQPGMVIAIEPKFSFPEWGVVGIENTYLITETGFRTLTVSPEQLFEIHA, encoded by the coding sequence ATGGCGAGTTTGAGTGCCGATGAATGGTTGATTCGCTTGGCGAAATTACAGCAACAGCTCGTTGAAGCATCAATGGATGGCTGTCTGATTACGCAAAATGTCGGTCTGTTTTATTACACAGGCTCAATGCAAGCGGGGTATCTCTTTGTACCACAACAAGGAGAACCGACTTATTATGTGCGCAGAAGCTTGGCACGAGCACTCGCGGAATCTCATGTGCATACAGTAGCACTGCATACATTCCGGAGCTTTGGGTTACAGCTCGTGGAGGACTTTCCCTCGTTGTTTACTGATGAAGCGGGAGAGAAGGAAGTGCGGGTAGGTGCGGATTTGGATACTATGCCTGCGCAACTGTTTCTACGTTTAGTCGAAGTACTGCCACAAGTGAAGCTTATAGATGGCTCTTCCATCTTGCGTAAAGTGAGAAGTGTGAAAACTGCATATGAGATTGAGCGGATCTCACGAGCAGCGAATGTTGTCGCACTTGCTTTGGAGGAAGGGCTAGCCAGCTTGCATGAAGGAATGACTGAGCTAGAGCTGTTGTCGCGAATGGAGACAGTGATGCGACTGCAAGGTCACATGGGATTGATGCGTATGCGGGGCTATAATCAAGAAATTGTTACAGGGATAGTTGCTGCAGCAGAAGCAGCTGCAGAACCGACTTATTTTGATGGACCAGCGGGTGGCAGAGGGTTGTCTGCTGCATTTCCGAAGGGAGCGAGTCAGCGCTCTATCAGTCGTAATGAGGCAATCCTGATTGATATAGGCTGTTGTATCGATGGTTATGTTATTGATCAGTCACGCATAGCAGTTATTGGGCAACTGAGACCGGAGCTTCAAGCTGCATATGATATAGCTGTCGCGATCATCCGAAGATCTGAGTCACAGCTACGACCAGGCAAGCTACCCGAGGAGTTGTATTTAGAAGCGCTGGCAATGGCAGAAGAGGCAGGTTTGTCTGCGCATTTCATGGGATTTGGGCGAGATCAAGTTAAGTTTCTCGGTCATGGGATTGGTTTGGAAATCGATGAATGGCCTGTACTCGCAAAAGGATTCCAAGAGCCACTCCAACCAGGTATGGTTATTGCGATTGAACCTAAATTTTCGTTCCCGGAATGGGGAGTTGTTGGAATTGAGAATACGTATCTCATTACGGAGACAGGATTTCGCACGCTAACGGTATCTCCAGAACAGTTGTTTGAAATACATGCATGA
- a CDS encoding MMPL family transporter, translated as MLTRWLSSMFKLRWYLLAGWFILAMVCVLLLPNLSTVVSRTEQQLLPNDAQSIQATELLKKINEDADYRTNVIITYVREQGLTAIDQAWMNRLLADLKIKSDELGLLNILSSYTQPELAERFVSKDGSTTIALLYLPSSDLDDATKQTLLQLNELILNVPDGAQVHLTGSAPIAQDFQQSSQQGVQRTEFITIGLVLLILLFVFRSPIAPFIPLISIGISLTISRALIAVAADWGLPVTYFTEPFLIAVLFGAGTDYCILIMQRYREELLLDDAPVAAMQRTMHGVGKTIMYATSTVFLAFVLIGLAQFGLYQSATGTAIGVLVTLFVGMTLTPALILLMGRALFWPYSQLKLSHRKQSRLWTSAANLATKRPLAILLITVILLAPVTLLFQGKRSFDDIAQVDPNLPSVVGYKQVERAFSTGEVFPVTLVINSTDTMRTAASFLEIEKISAALAKIPGIQEVRSVTRPLGQRLTVGNGSISTSEGNPIASTKSNSTLSNLFKIAIDAIPLSEGFTGIISSIRSMKSTITPLLEELKELESDLKELDWLFGAKKGNDHSNETIRPTDPVNENVERLMRMYLSEDGHTTSIQVIMNDNPFSTEAMNRVTVMRDLLLTELDQSIISKPQVLTTGTSAKYEELSSISSTDFIRTGLLMLLGIVIILMLLLRSILVPIFVFLSLVFNYFITMGLLEFLYVHVWGADGLSWTTSFFVFLIVVALGVDYSIFLMARYREEIVTSNASAAMTKALSSTGGVILSAAVIMAGTFGALSFSGVVTLVQIGIGAVIGLLLYATLFIGLVVPAFTIVANRLNRQR; from the coding sequence ATGCTTACACGCTGGCTTTCATCCATGTTCAAGCTGCGCTGGTATCTGCTTGCAGGTTGGTTTATCCTGGCTATGGTTTGCGTCCTGCTATTGCCGAATCTTTCAACAGTTGTCAGCCGTACCGAACAGCAGCTTCTTCCTAATGATGCACAATCGATTCAAGCAACCGAGTTATTAAAAAAAATTAATGAGGATGCTGACTATCGCACGAACGTTATCATTACGTATGTTCGTGAGCAAGGTCTCACTGCAATAGATCAAGCTTGGATGAATCGCCTACTCGCTGATTTGAAAATCAAGTCAGATGAGCTAGGTTTATTAAACATTCTCTCTAGCTATACACAACCTGAGTTAGCTGAGCGATTCGTCAGTAAAGATGGCTCCACTACTATAGCTCTGCTTTACTTGCCAAGCTCCGATCTGGATGATGCAACGAAGCAAACGCTACTCCAATTGAACGAACTGATCTTGAACGTGCCTGATGGTGCGCAAGTTCATCTTACAGGCAGCGCTCCAATCGCTCAAGATTTCCAACAGTCATCACAGCAAGGAGTACAGCGTACAGAGTTCATTACGATTGGCCTCGTGCTGTTGATTCTATTATTTGTCTTCCGCTCTCCAATCGCGCCATTCATACCATTAATTTCAATTGGCATAAGCTTAACCATCTCGCGAGCACTGATCGCGGTCGCTGCGGATTGGGGATTGCCGGTGACTTACTTTACGGAGCCTTTTCTCATTGCAGTCCTATTTGGAGCGGGTACCGATTATTGCATATTGATTATGCAACGGTATCGCGAGGAACTCCTGCTTGATGATGCACCTGTCGCAGCTATGCAGCGCACGATGCATGGTGTTGGAAAGACAATTATGTATGCTACGAGCACCGTATTTCTAGCTTTTGTATTAATTGGTCTAGCTCAATTTGGTCTTTATCAATCCGCGACTGGAACTGCAATCGGTGTCCTTGTAACGCTATTCGTCGGAATGACCTTAACACCTGCTCTTATTCTCTTAATGGGTCGAGCACTATTCTGGCCTTATTCGCAACTTAAGCTGTCACACCGTAAACAATCACGCCTATGGACGTCAGCAGCTAATCTTGCGACTAAACGCCCCCTAGCTATTTTATTAATTACCGTTATTCTGTTGGCACCTGTAACATTGTTATTCCAAGGGAAACGCTCCTTTGACGATATTGCTCAAGTCGATCCTAATCTACCTTCCGTTGTCGGATATAAGCAAGTTGAACGTGCATTCAGCACAGGTGAAGTATTTCCGGTTACACTGGTCATCAACTCAACTGATACGATGCGGACAGCTGCCTCATTCCTCGAAATCGAGAAAATAAGTGCTGCTCTTGCGAAGATACCAGGTATTCAAGAGGTGCGTAGTGTAACTCGTCCACTTGGACAGAGGTTAACCGTTGGAAATGGATCAATTAGCACAAGTGAGGGTAATCCAATCGCATCAACAAAATCAAATTCTACATTAAGCAATCTATTCAAGATCGCAATCGATGCCATTCCGCTTAGTGAAGGCTTCACTGGAATTATCTCTTCCATCCGATCGATGAAATCGACGATTACACCTTTGTTAGAGGAGCTTAAGGAGCTGGAATCAGATTTAAAGGAGCTGGATTGGCTATTTGGTGCAAAAAAAGGCAATGATCATTCAAACGAAACCATCAGACCAACCGATCCAGTTAATGAAAATGTTGAACGATTAATGCGAATGTATCTGTCAGAAGATGGCCATACAACGAGCATCCAAGTCATTATGAACGACAATCCGTTTTCCACCGAAGCCATGAATCGTGTCACTGTAATGCGAGACCTGTTATTAACTGAGCTTGACCAATCGATTATTTCCAAACCGCAAGTGCTAACAACAGGCACATCTGCTAAATATGAGGAGCTTAGTAGCATTTCATCCACCGATTTTATACGGACAGGATTGCTCATGTTACTGGGGATCGTAATCATCCTGATGCTATTGCTTCGTTCGATTTTAGTACCTATATTCGTCTTCCTGTCTCTAGTCTTTAATTACTTCATTACAATGGGCCTCTTGGAATTTCTATATGTTCATGTATGGGGTGCAGACGGACTTTCCTGGACGACATCCTTCTTCGTCTTTCTCATTGTTGTTGCGCTTGGAGTTGATTACAGCATCTTTCTTATGGCACGTTATCGCGAAGAAATTGTTACCAGCAATGCCTCTGCTGCTATGACTAAGGCATTGTCATCCACCGGTGGCGTTATTCTCTCAGCAGCAGTTATTATGGCAGGTACTTTTGGCGCATTGAGCTTCTCTGGTGTGGTTACACTTGTGCAGATTGGAATCGGGGCAGTCATTGGTCTATTGCTATATGCGACACTATTCATCGGGCTAGTCGTACCAGCTTTTACTATCGTTGCGAATAGACTTAATCGACAACGTTAA
- a CDS encoding copper resistance protein CopC — protein MKNRIFMFLCILCLAFTLFPSGAEAHAELVSVTPAMDAQLDQSPPSVEVIFNERLDRGNAELKVLNEASREVAGGKPEFIEEGKGLRISLPKLSEGHYTISFSVISADGHPISGAYVITIGNPAPLTNASDLDPHNQVGHSHNHGSSGLSTNTFLLYAARILYYAGLLSLAGLLLWRLQRNSPTQVKEVLAQALDLAGKFTLLAIFAYVFFSLQDLARGEPLADWGRILVETTIGRLYIVLLLLALFAPIIAKLPRWIQMLWVMCAVTVEAWSGHAVVFDPRAYTLVLDWLHILAASVWAGGLLLILALWRKDRPEASRFALLFSKWALISFLALWITGTLSTLKFLPSLEYLMYTSWGTWLLIKVGLSIAVAVVAFLIRLRLKKGDLPRIALLRVDIGLLCLILVSVGVLTYQTPLPANQPLNYHQMGTEMHVTLRVSPNSPGNNVFTLKIWLPDTDGEGVPKQVQLKMIPLSGKDVGAIDVPLEEVKDKELDAFPDFTKSMYRAEGPYLPFAGEWKAQIRVTDVNDNERVVEKEYRIY, from the coding sequence ATGAAAAATCGAATATTCATGTTTCTTTGTATACTGTGCTTAGCATTCACCCTATTTCCATCGGGTGCAGAAGCACATGCCGAACTTGTTAGCGTAACACCTGCTATGGATGCACAGCTAGATCAAAGCCCGCCGTCAGTAGAGGTGATATTTAACGAAAGACTTGATCGCGGAAATGCGGAGTTGAAGGTGCTTAATGAAGCCTCTCGTGAAGTAGCAGGAGGAAAACCGGAATTCATTGAGGAAGGAAAAGGGTTACGAATCTCGCTTCCGAAGCTATCAGAAGGCCACTATACAATTTCTTTTTCCGTCATTTCTGCGGATGGACATCCTATCTCAGGGGCCTATGTCATTACAATCGGTAATCCTGCACCGCTGACGAATGCAAGTGACTTAGATCCGCATAACCAAGTGGGACATTCGCATAACCACGGTTCTTCGGGATTATCTACGAATACATTTCTGTTATATGCAGCTAGAATATTATATTATGCAGGTTTATTGTCGCTTGCAGGCTTGCTATTATGGCGCTTACAACGAAATTCGCCAACACAAGTGAAAGAAGTGTTAGCACAAGCTTTAGATTTAGCCGGCAAGTTCACATTGCTCGCGATCTTCGCATATGTCTTCTTTAGCTTACAAGACTTGGCTCGGGGAGAACCGCTCGCTGATTGGGGTCGAATACTTGTAGAGACAACAATCGGGCGACTGTACATTGTACTCCTCTTACTTGCGCTATTCGCACCAATAATAGCAAAGCTACCTCGCTGGATTCAGATGTTGTGGGTAATGTGTGCAGTGACTGTGGAAGCGTGGTCGGGACATGCTGTCGTGTTTGACCCTCGTGCCTATACATTGGTATTGGATTGGCTTCATATTCTTGCTGCTTCCGTATGGGCGGGAGGCTTGCTTTTGATATTGGCATTATGGCGTAAGGATCGACCTGAAGCGAGCAGGTTTGCTTTGTTATTTTCCAAATGGGCGTTAATTTCATTCCTTGCTTTGTGGATTACAGGGACGCTTTCGACACTTAAGTTTCTGCCTTCACTTGAATATTTAATGTATACGTCTTGGGGCACTTGGTTGCTCATTAAGGTCGGATTGTCGATAGCTGTAGCTGTCGTTGCTTTCTTGATTCGACTACGGTTGAAAAAAGGAGATTTACCGCGCATAGCTTTACTTCGAGTAGACATTGGATTGCTTTGTTTAATCTTGGTGTCGGTTGGCGTGCTCACCTATCAAACGCCACTTCCTGCGAATCAGCCACTGAACTATCATCAGATGGGGACAGAAATGCATGTGACGTTGCGCGTCTCACCTAATTCGCCGGGGAACAACGTCTTTACGCTAAAGATATGGCTTCCAGATACAGATGGGGAAGGTGTCCCTAAGCAAGTACAACTGAAGATGATTCCTCTTAGCGGTAAGGATGTTGGTGCGATCGACGTGCCTCTAGAAGAAGTTAAGGATAAGGAACTGGACGCGTTCCCTGATTTTACGAAGTCAATGTATAGAGCAGAAGGCCCATACTTGCCTTTCGCTGGGGAATGGAAGGCTCAAATCAGAGTGACAGACGTGAATGACAATGAGCGCGTAGTGGAGAAGGAATATCGGATTTATTAA
- a CDS encoding ATPase produces MLKLGDKIVIIEDRFEQNMPVGEYGYVIAYDRNNDSAFDYIIRVPKANRQFYVPASDVELEETLLELEAERIEREALIDYALATRNEELFHRIMNGDVEESIEEESTKEVLSREAFIKQVNLKAWI; encoded by the coding sequence ATGCTTAAGCTAGGGGATAAGATCGTCATTATCGAGGATCGATTTGAGCAAAATATGCCTGTAGGAGAATACGGCTATGTGATCGCGTATGACCGGAATAACGACAGTGCGTTTGATTATATTATTCGTGTACCCAAGGCGAATCGACAATTTTATGTGCCCGCATCGGATGTGGAGCTTGAGGAAACGTTGTTGGAGCTTGAGGCAGAGCGAATAGAACGCGAGGCATTGATCGATTATGCATTAGCAACTCGGAATGAGGAGCTCTTTCATCGGATAATGAATGGTGATGTTGAGGAGTCCATTGAGGAAGAATCAACGAAGGAAGTGCTTAGTCGCGAGGCGTTTATTAAGCAGGTGAATTTGAAAGCATGGATCTAA
- a CDS encoding histidine kinase → MSLNNQRIKWLILIIPTLTIGLWEYVRHAFLLPYISMDLGNFLAPFIVLTVTLTLVRSLFIKLEHSHEALELEKSTSAALEERESLARELHDGISQSLFLLAVKLDQLDGLTEEGPVRQLSEGLRETVRVMNDDVRQAIANLRLPPSPEAAAWVVPLRELLGETAAVTEAKAQFTWTISDKSLTDKEKVELHACLREVLMNVRKHAKASHVYVIGESDDQGGFRCAVEDNGIGFTGNPLQSPGRFGLRMVKDRATRMGWSFSIERKGDRTVVEWIKQGGQAQ, encoded by the coding sequence GTGTCGTTGAACAACCAACGGATTAAGTGGCTCATATTAATTATTCCAACGTTAACGATTGGGCTATGGGAGTATGTGCGGCATGCGTTTCTGCTTCCTTATATATCAATGGATCTTGGCAATTTTCTGGCTCCATTTATTGTGCTGACAGTTACGCTTACTTTGGTACGGAGCCTCTTCATCAAGCTTGAACATTCTCATGAAGCATTAGAGCTTGAAAAGTCAACTAGTGCAGCGCTAGAGGAACGAGAAAGTCTAGCGCGTGAATTACATGATGGGATTTCGCAATCGTTGTTTCTATTAGCTGTGAAGCTAGATCAATTAGACGGTTTGACAGAGGAAGGTCCAGTGCGTCAGCTTAGTGAAGGACTTCGTGAAACGGTACGTGTAATGAACGATGATGTTAGGCAAGCGATTGCGAATCTGCGGTTGCCACCTTCCCCAGAAGCAGCCGCTTGGGTTGTTCCGCTGCGAGAATTACTTGGCGAGACTGCGGCAGTGACAGAAGCGAAGGCGCAATTTACTTGGACGATTTCAGACAAAAGCTTAACCGATAAAGAGAAAGTAGAATTGCATGCATGTTTGCGAGAGGTGCTAATGAATGTACGTAAACATGCCAAAGCTTCTCATGTATATGTCATTGGCGAGTCGGACGATCAAGGTGGCTTTCGATGTGCGGTGGAAGATAACGGAATCGGATTCACCGGTAATCCTCTTCAATCTCCAGGCAGATTTGGACTGCGAATGGTAAAGGATCGCGCAACTCGCATGGGCTGGTCGTTCAGCATTGAACGCAAAGGTGATCGAACGGTAGTGGAGTGGATCAAGCAAGGGGGACAAGCTCAATGA
- a CDS encoding EAL domain-containing protein — protein MKKTTDACSWGKNSLINRAEMKTVGTVIAAIVILLILRGLDHPIETMLSPMKGNAAPLLFESLSFSICFAVFIVGWMIFTETLCRQRLMVTSLFMGIGLLDVLSTMSTSGMILYDSTTGETPSMMLNWISQWICGIGLLTVFSLRNSPVSPRVRKYALLVIILSVGLITWLVFRVESWNLILLNAIQPLQTVSVFVLYLAAMIVILYKHRVERPQAMLTIVQALIWLFIAKVEETINMQSNGGQFLLSDCLKIVGYYYLLKGIYYVLIEEPYKQRKKTEARIQYLAFHDELTGLPNRRFFSERVQGELGRVVTKTNKFAILWLDLDRFKTINDSLGHAFGDQILVTVAERLRCFNHKRENVFRLGGDEFTVLLTDLEDDRQAENDAKKLIGLIEAPMKIGSSIYHLTGSVGIAIFPEDGGTLGALLQNADTAMYSAKSTRNNWKRYTVDMNMKAKERLLLENELRIAFELDQFRLVYQPLVELENEQLIGAEALIRWDHPLKGEIPPSEFIPICEESGFILQLGEWVLRTACKQAKQWQDQGFRKIMISVNLSVRQFRQHDLCERIEKVLEETGLEPEWLELELTESMMADVTFATDVLMRLKQIGVSLSIDDFGTGYSSLSYLKKFPIDKLKIDRTFVNDVLTNQYDAAIVSGISTLANNLKLKVTAEGVETSGQVDFLREQLCQEAQGFLYSQPVPPEQFVALFHADER, from the coding sequence ATGAAAAAAACAACTGATGCATGTAGCTGGGGGAAAAATTCATTGATTAATCGTGCAGAGATGAAGACGGTGGGTACGGTTATCGCAGCCATTGTGATTTTATTAATTTTACGTGGACTTGATCATCCGATCGAGACGATGTTATCTCCAATGAAAGGAAATGCGGCACCTTTACTTTTTGAATCGCTGTCCTTCTCGATCTGCTTTGCAGTTTTTATTGTAGGCTGGATGATATTCACTGAGACTCTATGCAGACAACGGTTAATGGTTACCTCTTTATTTATGGGGATTGGTCTACTTGATGTATTAAGTACGATGAGTACGAGCGGGATGATCCTTTATGATAGCACGACAGGCGAAACGCCTAGTATGATGTTGAATTGGATTTCACAATGGATTTGCGGAATTGGTCTACTTACCGTATTTAGCTTGCGCAATTCACCTGTTTCTCCGCGTGTTCGAAAATATGCATTGCTCGTCATTATTCTAAGTGTAGGATTAATAACGTGGCTTGTTTTTCGTGTGGAAAGTTGGAATCTGATTCTATTAAATGCAATACAACCGCTTCAGACAGTATCGGTGTTTGTACTATATTTGGCAGCTATGATAGTCATCTTATATAAGCATCGTGTGGAACGTCCTCAAGCGATGCTGACGATTGTGCAAGCTTTAATTTGGTTATTCATTGCTAAGGTCGAAGAGACTATTAATATGCAGAGTAATGGTGGGCAATTTTTACTGTCTGATTGCTTGAAGATCGTTGGCTATTACTACTTATTGAAGGGGATCTATTATGTCCTAATTGAGGAGCCCTATAAGCAACGGAAAAAAACGGAGGCAAGGATTCAATATTTAGCGTTTCACGATGAGCTTACGGGATTGCCTAATCGCCGTTTTTTCTCAGAGCGAGTGCAGGGAGAGCTAGGACGGGTTGTAACGAAAACGAATAAATTTGCGATACTGTGGCTTGATTTGGATCGATTTAAGACGATTAACGATTCTCTCGGTCATGCTTTTGGCGATCAAATACTTGTAACTGTTGCGGAGCGACTAAGGTGCTTTAATCATAAGCGGGAAAATGTATTTCGTTTAGGCGGAGATGAATTCACGGTTCTACTGACGGATTTGGAGGACGATAGGCAAGCTGAGAATGATGCTAAGAAGCTCATTGGTTTGATCGAGGCGCCAATGAAGATCGGTTCATCGATTTATCACCTAACAGGAAGTGTTGGTATTGCCATCTTTCCTGAGGATGGAGGTACTCTAGGCGCTTTATTGCAAAATGCAGATACTGCGATGTATAGCGCCAAATCTACGAGGAATAACTGGAAGCGTTATACGGTGGATATGAACATGAAGGCTAAGGAGCGGTTATTGTTAGAAAATGAGCTTCGAATTGCATTCGAACTTGATCAATTTCGATTGGTGTATCAACCACTTGTCGAGCTTGAAAATGAACAATTGATCGGCGCAGAAGCTTTAATTCGGTGGGATCATCCGTTGAAGGGCGAAATTCCACCTTCAGAATTTATACCGATTTGCGAAGAAAGCGGCTTTATTTTGCAATTAGGTGAATGGGTGCTTCGCACTGCGTGTAAGCAGGCAAAGCAGTGGCAGGATCAAGGGTTCCGTAAAATTATGATATCCGTTAATTTATCCGTCCGACAATTTAGACAGCATGATCTTTGTGAACGAATTGAGAAGGTGCTCGAGGAAACTGGATTAGAGCCGGAGTGGCTTGAGCTCGAACTAACGGAGAGCATGATGGCAGATGTCACGTTCGCAACTGATGTGCTTATGCGATTGAAGCAAATCGGGGTGAGCCTTAGCATTGATGACTTCGGTACAGGCTACAGCTCCTTATCTTATCTCAAGAAATTCCCGATTGATAAGCTGAAGATAGATCGTACCTTCGTGAATGATGTGCTTACGAATCAATATGATGCAGCAATTGTATCTGGAATTTCGACATTGGCGAACAATCTCAAGCTAAAGGTGACCGCAGAAGGTGTTGAAACTTCTGGGCAGGTTGACTTTCTGAGAGAGCAACTATGCCAAGAGGCGCAAGGGTTTTTGTACTCTCAGCCTGTGCCGCCAGAGCAATTCGTTGCATTGTTTCATGCGGATGAACGATAA
- the metE gene encoding 5-methyltetrahydropteroyltriglutamate--homocysteine S-methyltransferase codes for MSIVSTAALGYPRIGENREWKKLLEAYWSGKKDQSSFQTEMRDLRIRRLSRIQQSGVNFVPSGDFTLYDSMLDHIAAFSLVPERFKDLGTPDSLAVYFAMARGIEGAPACEMTKWFDTNYHYLVPELAHSPELKLAFNPWLTAYTEAKEALGLQTRPVLIGPYTFLRLAKGVAANEFAYRVRKLIPVYSQVLQQLAEAGAEWVQIDEPSLVTDVPDAHLPLLIEVYSALKSAHPQLKLQLQTYFGSVQHPKVIFELPVDGIGLDFVRGQPDNLQAIEQYGWVKGKILGAGIVDGRSIWRVNPDQALALIEQLARVVPLEQCIIQPSCSLLHSPVTVKGESSGDAIVNGAFAFADEKLEELVSIADTCALLLSDSSPVLPPRLETNRLALAALRGHPARQRASNQALSDTIETRAPFSNRHALQRSRFQLPLLPTTTIGSLPQTADIRKARLDWRRGTIDDLAYRSLLNERTALWIKRQEEIGIDVLVHGEFERTDMVEHFAHLLDGYHFTSNGWVQSYGSRCVKPPIIFGDVMDRGAMTLEDTLYAQSLTNRPVKGMLTGPITMLAWSFYRDDISKEQIADQIARALNAEVLRLEAAGIGMIQVDEPALREIAPLKRNDWPEYLEWSVNAFRRSVAGVRNDTQIHTHMCYCDYHEIIDAVEAMDADVISLETSRSHGALIQALHHQPYANGIGLGVYDIHSPVVPDTNTMLEVIRDSLAVVPSDRLWVNPDCGLKTRGEPETLAALERMTEAARLARRELQ; via the coding sequence ATGTCCATCGTATCAACTGCTGCACTCGGTTATCCACGAATAGGTGAAAACCGAGAATGGAAAAAGCTTCTGGAGGCCTATTGGAGCGGAAAGAAAGATCAATCGAGCTTTCAAACGGAAATGCGCGATTTGCGTATTCGCAGACTTTCGCGAATACAGCAGTCGGGGGTCAACTTTGTCCCATCCGGCGATTTTACATTGTATGACTCCATGCTCGATCATATCGCTGCCTTCAGCTTAGTTCCCGAGCGCTTCAAAGATTTAGGCACTCCAGATTCACTAGCTGTCTATTTCGCAATGGCTCGTGGTATCGAAGGCGCGCCAGCTTGCGAAATGACGAAGTGGTTCGACACGAACTATCATTATCTTGTCCCTGAACTTGCACATTCACCTGAGCTGAAGCTCGCTTTCAACCCTTGGCTAACCGCCTACACAGAAGCTAAGGAAGCTTTAGGGCTACAAACTCGTCCGGTTCTAATTGGTCCTTATACGTTCCTCCGACTTGCTAAAGGTGTTGCTGCCAATGAATTTGCATACCGTGTACGCAAGCTCATACCCGTTTACAGTCAAGTATTGCAGCAGTTAGCTGAGGCTGGTGCAGAGTGGGTGCAAATCGATGAGCCCTCTCTCGTAACGGATGTACCTGACGCTCATCTACCTCTACTCATCGAAGTCTATAGCGCTTTGAAATCTGCACACCCACAATTAAAGCTTCAACTTCAAACGTACTTCGGTTCAGTTCAACATCCAAAAGTCATCTTTGAATTACCTGTAGATGGAATCGGTCTCGACTTCGTACGAGGTCAACCTGATAACTTACAAGCCATTGAGCAATATGGTTGGGTAAAAGGTAAAATACTCGGCGCGGGCATCGTTGATGGTCGCAGCATCTGGAGAGTCAATCCGGACCAAGCGCTCGCATTGATTGAACAATTAGCTCGCGTAGTTCCTCTCGAGCAATGTATTATACAACCTTCTTGCAGTCTCCTGCACTCTCCAGTAACGGTTAAAGGAGAATCTAGCGGTGATGCAATTGTGAATGGCGCATTTGCATTCGCTGATGAGAAGCTCGAGGAGCTTGTTTCAATCGCCGATACATGTGCATTACTCTTGAGCGATTCTAGTCCAGTATTGCCACCACGATTAGAGACAAATCGACTAGCATTAGCTGCGCTACGCGGCCATCCCGCTCGTCAACGTGCAAGCAATCAAGCATTATCAGATACTATAGAAACGCGAGCACCATTTTCCAACAGACATGCGCTCCAACGGTCGCGCTTCCAGTTGCCGTTATTACCGACTACGACTATAGGAAGCTTGCCACAAACAGCAGATATCCGCAAAGCACGACTAGACTGGCGTCGCGGTACAATCGATGACTTAGCGTATCGTTCACTACTGAACGAGCGTACAGCGCTCTGGATCAAGCGACAAGAAGAGATTGGGATCGATGTGCTTGTACATGGAGAATTTGAGCGGACAGACATGGTCGAGCACTTTGCTCACCTGTTGGACGGCTACCACTTTACTTCCAACGGTTGGGTGCAGTCCTATGGATCTCGATGCGTTAAACCACCGATCATCTTCGGTGATGTGATGGATCGCGGCGCAATGACGCTAGAAGATACACTATACGCTCAATCCTTAACGAATCGACCGGTGAAGGGGATGCTTACCGGCCCGATTACGATGCTCGCTTGGTCATTTTATCGAGACGACATTTCCAAAGAGCAGATTGCAGACCAGATTGCGCGTGCGCTCAATGCTGAAGTGTTGCGACTTGAAGCAGCAGGAATCGGCATGATTCAAGTGGATGAGCCGGCTTTACGCGAAATTGCACCACTAAAGCGCAACGATTGGCCGGAGTATCTCGAATGGTCTGTTAACGCTTTTCGTCGCAGTGTTGCAGGTGTTCGTAATGATACTCAGATCCATACGCACATGTGCTATTGTGATTATCACGAGATCATCGATGCTGTTGAAGCGATGGACGCAGACGTCATTTCATTGGAAACTTCGCGCAGTCACGGGGCATTGATTCAAGCGTTGCACCATCAGCCTTATGCGAATGGAATTGGGCTTGGTGTCTATGATATTCATAGCCCCGTCGTACCAGATACGAATACGATGCTTGAAGTCATTCGTGATTCACTCGCTGTTGTACCTTCTGACCGCTTGTGGGTTAATCCCGATTGCGGCTTGAAAACGAGAGGCGAACCTGAAACGCTTGCCGCGCTAGAACGGATGACCGAAGCTGCTCGACTAGCACGTAGAGAGCTTCAATAA